One genomic segment of Kiritimatiella glycovorans includes these proteins:
- a CDS encoding uroporphyrinogen decarboxylase family protein, with protein sequence MNGRERMNAVLNHEPPDRVPFVPSIYEHGARVIGRSPYETSRSAALTAEAALKSYEIYGHDLVTVGIDIYNVEAEAFGCELSFDPKKYIPGIKSHPLAGSTALDAGGLDIPAPGEGNRLQLIVDATQRVVDEAGDEVWVLATMSGPFSQAAELRGFENLICDMVDTPERVHELMNLTTELSLQQARRISEVGAGVSIFESWATIPLITSDIFAEYVVPYNKKVIEMIKRDYEVPPPAVIMGGDTAMLMDHFIDVGTSLVVADYMTDLELMKEKTRDLQMIVRGCADPKMIERGQWEGVQESIDGLARKKRGMNNFVWGCGCVSLDTGTDALMRFKKMCAEAGGH encoded by the coding sequence ATGAACGGCAGAGAACGAATGAACGCGGTGCTGAACCACGAACCGCCCGACCGGGTCCCTTTCGTCCCGTCCATTTACGAACACGGTGCAAGGGTTATCGGCAGAAGTCCCTACGAGACCAGCCGATCGGCGGCGCTTACCGCTGAAGCGGCGCTGAAATCATACGAGATCTACGGACACGACCTGGTGACCGTCGGCATCGATATCTACAACGTCGAGGCCGAGGCCTTCGGCTGCGAACTCTCCTTCGACCCGAAAAAATATATTCCGGGCATAAAATCCCATCCGCTGGCGGGTTCGACCGCCCTGGATGCGGGCGGACTGGACATCCCTGCGCCGGGAGAGGGAAATCGCTTACAGCTGATCGTGGACGCGACGCAACGGGTGGTCGACGAGGCAGGCGATGAGGTATGGGTTCTGGCGACGATGTCCGGCCCGTTCTCGCAGGCCGCGGAATTGCGCGGATTCGAAAACCTCATCTGCGATATGGTGGACACCCCGGAGCGGGTGCATGAACTCATGAACCTGACGACCGAGCTGTCGCTTCAGCAGGCCCGGCGCATCTCGGAAGTCGGCGCGGGCGTGAGTATATTCGAATCGTGGGCCACCATCCCGCTGATCACCTCGGATATCTTCGCCGAGTACGTGGTGCCCTACAACAAGAAGGTCATCGAGATGATCAAGCGGGATTATGAGGTGCCGCCGCCGGCAGTCATCATGGGCGGCGATACGGCCATGCTGATGGACCACTTTATCGACGTCGGCACCTCGCTGGTCGTCGCCGACTACATGACGGACCTGGAACTCATGAAGGAGAAAACCCGGGATCTCCAGATGATCGTGCGGGGCTGCGCCGACCCCAAAATGATTGAGCGCGGGCAGTGGGAGGGGGTCCAAGAATCGATTGACGGACTGGCCCGGAAGAAAAGGGGCATGAATAATTTTGTGTGGGGCTGCGGTTGCGTATCCCTCGATACCGGCACGGACGCCCTGATGAGGTTTAAAAAGATGTGCGCCGAAGCGGGGGGCCATTGA
- a CDS encoding sodium:solute symporter family protein — translation MWLGLDYAIWCVVLIYLLAMLALGWWSRGRASSQDGYLMGERKFNTPMMIMHSFGAGTNPGDAAGVVSGSTQAGASGVWVSWLWMYGTPFYWLIAPMVRRMRCLTMADYFEERFGGAASALYILVSASAMVVCLASVLLATTKTVQGMMGRVGTPDAELWFYGILIVTTLTFMLYSYWGGIVAAIRTDFIQGLMMIVLSFLVVPVALNLETVGGIKGMQATLAAASREHGTDLLSIFGPDRFNLGVVLMLCMQAPLSAMALPHLATVCGAGKTEWQGRMGFAGGNMLKRFCTIGWALLGMAWLAHLISQGVVVDAAVADAAFGDAIRALLPPVLQGVMLACILAAAMSSGNAFQVTVAGLFSENLYKRYVNPSAGDLQKLRVTKTVGLIYVLLAVLVAILMRDVVQTIMTYFTILALVGISTAMGMLWRRMNQTGMMTATLLAVAVFAGTRLNVFHLPSGLAIGAPIAAGVIGGIVGSLLSRPPDREKVDRFFTKIYTPVGQEDKLGQSLDEAVPADRRWLTAGGLFVVKPSRQSWVGFLAFFGLCMASLWTMLALLGG, via the coding sequence ATGTGGCTGGGCCTTGATTATGCCATCTGGTGTGTAGTGCTGATCTACCTGCTGGCCATGCTGGCGCTCGGCTGGTGGAGTCGTGGCAGGGCCTCGAGCCAGGACGGCTATCTGATGGGGGAAAGAAAATTCAATACCCCGATGATGATCATGCACTCTTTCGGAGCCGGCACGAATCCGGGCGATGCCGCCGGCGTCGTCAGCGGCAGCACCCAGGCGGGGGCCTCGGGCGTCTGGGTGTCGTGGCTGTGGATGTACGGAACCCCTTTCTACTGGCTGATTGCGCCGATGGTGCGTCGGATGCGCTGCCTGACCATGGCCGACTACTTCGAGGAACGCTTCGGAGGGGCCGCCAGCGCCCTGTACATCCTGGTCTCCGCGTCGGCCATGGTGGTCTGTCTTGCCAGTGTCCTTCTGGCGACGACCAAGACCGTGCAGGGCATGATGGGCAGGGTGGGAACCCCGGATGCGGAACTGTGGTTTTACGGAATACTGATCGTTACGACGCTTACGTTCATGCTGTACAGCTACTGGGGCGGCATCGTAGCGGCCATCCGAACCGATTTCATCCAGGGGCTGATGATGATCGTCCTCTCTTTCCTGGTGGTCCCGGTTGCGCTGAACCTGGAGACCGTCGGCGGCATAAAGGGAATGCAGGCGACGCTGGCGGCCGCATCCCGGGAGCACGGGACAGATTTGCTCTCTATTTTCGGACCCGACCGTTTCAACCTGGGGGTCGTCCTGATGCTGTGCATGCAGGCGCCTTTGAGTGCGATGGCGCTGCCGCATCTGGCCACGGTATGCGGGGCCGGGAAGACGGAGTGGCAGGGACGCATGGGCTTCGCCGGCGGCAATATGCTGAAGCGTTTCTGTACCATCGGCTGGGCCCTCCTCGGCATGGCCTGGCTGGCGCATTTGATCTCGCAGGGCGTGGTGGTGGATGCCGCGGTCGCCGACGCCGCCTTCGGCGATGCCATCCGGGCCCTGCTGCCCCCGGTGCTCCAGGGCGTGATGCTCGCCTGCATCCTGGCTGCGGCCATGTCTTCCGGCAATGCCTTCCAGGTCACGGTTGCCGGCCTCTTCAGCGAAAATCTGTACAAGCGCTATGTCAACCCCTCCGCCGGCGACCTTCAGAAACTGAGGGTGACTAAAACGGTCGGGCTGATCTATGTCCTGCTCGCCGTACTGGTTGCCATTCTGATGCGCGATGTGGTCCAGACGATTATGACCTACTTCACCATCCTGGCCCTGGTCGGGATTTCGACCGCCATGGGCATGTTGTGGCGGCGCATGAATCAGACGGGGATGATGACCGCGACCCTGCTGGCCGTGGCGGTGTTCGCGGGCACGCGGCTGAACGTATTCCATTTGCCGTCGGGTCTGGCCATCGGCGCACCCATCGCGGCCGGCGTAATCGGCGGCATTGTCGGCTCATTGCTGAGTCGACCCCCGGACCGGGAGAAAGTGGACCGTTTTTTCACCAAAATCTACACCCCCGTCGGGCAGGAGGACAAACTGGGGCAGTCTCTCGACGAGGCGGTGCCGGCCGATCGGCGCTGGCTGACCGCCGGCGGACTGTTTGTGGTGAAGCCGTCCCGTCAGAGCTGGGTCGGCTTCCTGGCCTTCTTCGGATTATGCATGGCCAGTCTCTGGACCATGCTGGCCCTGCTGGGAGGATAA
- a CDS encoding Gfo/Idh/MocA family protein, giving the protein MNPKTAPLTRRKFSRACLAAGAAPLVLPGRVRARPSANDRITVGMLGVGRQAYHANMPAFLHMPDVQVVAVCDVDDWRLQNARKRVETHYAEQRPSGGYRGCAVYRDFREMLARPDIDAVMISTQDHWHVPMSLAAIEAGKDVSLEKPITVSIREGRLLCDAVARYSRVFRTDSEFRSRDRFRRACELVLNGRIGTLRRIRTGAPASDRACPPQPAQPVPEELDYDLWLGPAPRTPYTEKRVHPRKGYGRPGWMRVRDYCDGMISNWGTHLNDIAQWGNGTQTTGPVEIEGTGTYPDDGLWDVLTGFEVTYRYANGVEMLYTYSHPHVRFEGTEGWVQADLGGRGLTASSPAILNAPIGAGDIHLPAKTDKRDFIDAVKTRGATMETAEIGHRTTTVCHLGHIAIQVGRRLRWDPDAEVFPDDPEANRMLDRPRRAPWVI; this is encoded by the coding sequence ATGAACCCCAAGACCGCACCCCTGACACGACGCAAGTTCAGCCGGGCGTGTCTCGCCGCCGGGGCCGCCCCGCTGGTGCTGCCGGGACGGGTCCGCGCGCGGCCGTCCGCGAACGACCGGATAACCGTGGGCATGCTCGGGGTCGGGCGTCAGGCCTACCATGCCAATATGCCGGCTTTCCTGCATATGCCGGACGTTCAGGTGGTGGCGGTCTGCGATGTGGACGACTGGCGGCTGCAGAACGCGCGTAAACGGGTCGAGACCCACTACGCCGAACAGCGGCCCTCCGGCGGATACCGGGGATGTGCCGTCTACCGCGACTTCCGGGAGATGCTGGCGCGACCCGATATCGACGCCGTGATGATCTCCACGCAGGACCACTGGCACGTGCCGATGTCGCTCGCCGCGATCGAGGCGGGCAAGGACGTCTCCCTCGAGAAACCCATTACCGTGAGCATCCGCGAGGGGCGCCTGCTGTGCGATGCCGTAGCGCGTTATTCGCGCGTGTTCCGGACCGACAGCGAGTTCCGCTCCCGCGACCGATTTCGCCGGGCCTGTGAACTGGTACTGAACGGACGCATCGGCACCCTGCGCCGTATCCGTACCGGCGCCCCCGCCTCGGACCGGGCCTGCCCCCCGCAGCCCGCGCAGCCGGTTCCGGAAGAACTGGACTACGACCTGTGGCTCGGTCCCGCGCCCCGCACCCCCTACACCGAGAAAAGGGTGCATCCGCGCAAGGGATACGGACGTCCGGGCTGGATGCGGGTTCGGGACTATTGCGACGGAATGATCAGCAACTGGGGCACGCATCTCAATGATATCGCCCAGTGGGGCAACGGCACGCAGACCACCGGCCCGGTCGAGATCGAAGGGACGGGCACGTACCCGGACGACGGGCTCTGGGATGTCCTGACGGGATTTGAAGTCACCTACCGCTACGCCAACGGCGTGGAGATGCTCTACACCTACAGCCACCCGCACGTGCGTTTCGAGGGCACGGAGGGATGGGTGCAGGCGGACCTGGGCGGCCGCGGCCTGACCGCCAGTTCCCCCGCCATTCTGAACGCCCCCATCGGGGCGGGAGATATCCATCTCCCCGCCAAGACGGACAAGCGCGACTTCATCGACGCGGTCAAGACGCGCGGCGCGACGATGGAAACGGCCGAGATCGGGCACCGGACCACGACGGTCTGCCATCTCGGACATATCGCGATTCAGGTCGGCCGACGGCTTCGCTGGGACCCCGATGCGGAGGTCTTCCCCGACGACCCGGAGGCCAACCGCATGCTGGATCGTCCCCGCCGCGCGCCATGGGTCATCTAA